One stretch of Corynebacterium auriscanis DNA includes these proteins:
- a CDS encoding C40 family peptidase: protein MMNIAGLLEPILRLLPAPTAAGASSAVKGLASIADVESVGRQLEGYIANGIHGQAGHAVTRNVNEAMRAVHSVIKGGNQLDDIAREAVVATQATGTRIMTIARECFAQLSGALHGSMLLNPPTAMATLLPIAMTHWGRAEAEIEELGATLRALTAKVKSTHLLTPRAEATNGEVVAQKPVLAHPTGPLDKPSPSLHTAAMDGGALAPSTAADRAVTAAKSALGTPYQWGGNVPGQGLDCSGLTQWAYKQAGIDLPRTADAQAIGPQIPQHQVRPGDLAVWDGHVAMVVDNGRMIEAGDPVQINPIRRDNIGMAFKGFYRPTAA, encoded by the coding sequence TGCTCCCTGCACCGACAGCAGCCGGTGCATCCAGTGCGGTAAAGGGATTGGCATCCATAGCTGATGTGGAATCGGTGGGGCGCCAGTTAGAAGGCTATATCGCCAACGGAATCCATGGGCAGGCTGGGCACGCTGTAACTCGCAACGTTAATGAGGCTATGCGGGCGGTCCATAGTGTGATCAAGGGTGGCAATCAGCTGGATGATATTGCTCGCGAGGCCGTGGTGGCCACGCAAGCGACCGGCACACGGATAATGACGATCGCTCGGGAGTGCTTTGCCCAGTTATCCGGGGCATTGCACGGGAGCATGCTACTGAATCCGCCCACGGCGATGGCCACGCTACTACCCATCGCGATGACACATTGGGGCCGCGCCGAAGCCGAGATAGAAGAACTGGGTGCCACTCTGCGCGCGCTGACGGCCAAAGTGAAATCCACTCACCTTCTCACACCCCGCGCAGAAGCGACAAACGGGGAAGTCGTCGCGCAAAAACCCGTGCTCGCGCACCCCACCGGTCCCCTAGACAAGCCCTCCCCCAGCCTGCACACCGCCGCCATGGATGGTGGTGCTCTGGCACCATCTACAGCTGCGGATCGGGCAGTTACGGCTGCCAAATCCGCTCTCGGCACGCCGTATCAGTGGGGCGGCAACGTCCCCGGTCAGGGATTGGACTGCAGCGGGTTAACGCAGTGGGCGTATAAGCAAGCGGGCATCGACCTGCCGCGCACGGCCGATGCGCAAGCAATCGGCCCTCAAATCCCGCAGCATCAGGTACGCCCCGGGGATCTAGCTGTCTGGGATGGGCATGTGGCAATGGTTGTGGACAACGGTCGGATGATCGAAGCTGGCGATCCTGTACAGATCAACCCCATCCGGCGCGACAACATCGGCATGGCCTTCAAAGGGTTCTATCGCCCCACGGCGGCGTAA
- a CDS encoding ATP-binding cassette domain-containing protein gives MLRKFSRGDKAQVNVDANGGVAGAGVSTGAGGSAVPVGVGVESGVSTGAGGSAVPVGVGVESGVALIELRDVTKDYGPIHVLDGVNLRIHPGEVTCVLGDNGAGKSTLIKILAGRHPHSSGELLVDGEEVHFAGPKAALDRGIATVYQDLAVVPEMSVWRNFFLGQEITGALGTLKTDMMRAIAGEELAKMGVDLPNVEVPINTLSGGQRQVVAIARAVYFGARVLILDEPTAALGVKQSGMVLRFVKAAKQKGLGVILITHNPHHAYLVGDHFVMLNMGRQVMDASYDEVTLEQLTLEMSGGGELESLDHELRRG, from the coding sequence ATGTTGCGGAAATTTTCTCGAGGGGACAAGGCACAGGTGAATGTCGATGCGAACGGGGGCGTGGCGGGTGCCGGTGTGAGTACCGGTGCGGGTGGAAGTGCAGTACCGGTTGGTGTGGGTGTTGAATCCGGTGTGAGTACCGGTGCGGGTGGAAGTGCAGTACCGGTTGGTGTGGGTGTTGAATCCGGAGTGGCACTGATTGAATTGCGCGATGTCACCAAGGACTACGGGCCGATCCACGTTTTGGATGGGGTTAACCTGCGGATTCACCCAGGTGAAGTAACCTGTGTCCTAGGCGATAACGGTGCGGGCAAGTCCACACTCATCAAGATCTTGGCTGGTCGGCACCCGCACTCCAGCGGCGAGCTGCTCGTCGATGGGGAAGAAGTTCACTTCGCCGGACCCAAAGCGGCTCTGGATCGCGGTATAGCAACGGTGTATCAGGATCTCGCCGTTGTGCCGGAGATGTCGGTGTGGCGCAATTTCTTCCTGGGCCAGGAAATCACTGGTGCGCTGGGGACATTGAAAACCGATATGATGCGCGCTATCGCTGGGGAAGAACTAGCCAAGATGGGGGTAGACTTGCCCAACGTCGAGGTCCCTATCAATACATTGTCGGGTGGTCAACGACAGGTGGTGGCGATTGCACGAGCGGTGTACTTCGGTGCGCGGGTGCTGATTTTGGACGAGCCCACTGCCGCGCTTGGCGTCAAGCAATCGGGAATGGTGCTCCGGTTCGTGAAGGCCGCGAAGCAAAAAGGGCTGGGCGTTATCCTGATTACCCACAATCCGCATCACGCGTACCTGGTGGGGGACCACTTCGTAATGCTGAACATGGGGCGGCAGGTGATGGATGCCAGCTATGACGAAGTGACATTGGAACAGCTCACACTAGAGATGTCCGGCGGTGGCGAGCTTGAAAGCTTAGATCACGAGCTGCGCCGGGGTTAG
- a CDS encoding ABC transporter permease: MASWLKRPEFASVLGALVIFALFMIVAPSFRSADAFATVLYASSTMGIIALAVGVLMIGDEFDLSSGVAVTTSALAATMLNYNFWLNSWVGVFLSLLIALAVGACNGYLVMRTGIPSFLITLAAFLMLQGINLAVTKLVTGQVATPSISDMEGFESARRVFASSVDIFGVSINVTVFWWLFFVALASFLLFKTRFGNWIFAVGGDAEAARAVGVPVRRAKVILFMFVAFAAWFVGMHNLFAFDSIQAGQGVGNEFLYIIAAVIGGCALTGGKGTAVGTAVGALIFGMTNQGIVYAGWNPDWFKFFLGAMLLFAVLTNNSVSRFTSGKA; the protein is encoded by the coding sequence ATGGCCAGTTGGCTTAAACGTCCGGAGTTCGCCTCCGTCCTCGGCGCACTCGTTATTTTCGCACTGTTCATGATTGTGGCACCGAGCTTCCGTAGCGCCGACGCGTTTGCAACCGTGTTGTACGCCAGCTCCACCATGGGGATCATTGCGCTAGCCGTCGGTGTGCTGATGATCGGCGATGAATTCGATTTGTCCTCCGGCGTGGCGGTGACCACCTCTGCGCTGGCTGCGACGATGCTGAACTACAACTTCTGGCTGAATTCCTGGGTCGGTGTGTTCCTCTCCCTGCTGATAGCCCTGGCTGTTGGTGCATGCAACGGGTATTTGGTGATGCGAACGGGAATCCCCAGCTTCCTGATCACGTTGGCAGCATTTCTCATGCTGCAGGGCATTAACCTGGCTGTCACCAAGCTAGTCACCGGGCAGGTTGCTACCCCGTCCATCAGTGATATGGAAGGTTTTGAATCCGCACGTCGGGTTTTTGCTTCCAGCGTGGATATCTTTGGAGTGAGTATTAACGTCACCGTGTTCTGGTGGTTGTTTTTCGTGGCGTTGGCTAGCTTCTTGCTGTTTAAGACCCGTTTCGGTAACTGGATCTTCGCCGTGGGGGGTGACGCCGAAGCGGCCCGTGCCGTTGGTGTACCAGTGCGACGGGCGAAGGTCATTCTGTTCATGTTCGTGGCATTTGCCGCATGGTTCGTGGGCATGCATAACTTATTCGCATTTGATTCGATCCAGGCGGGCCAGGGTGTGGGCAACGAATTCCTGTACATTATCGCCGCCGTCATCGGCGGGTGCGCGCTCACCGGCGGAAAGGGTACCGCCGTGGGCACGGCCGTGGGCGCTTTGATTTTCGGCATGACCAACCAAGGCATTGTGTACGCAGGCTGGAACCCTGACTGGTTTAAGTTCTTCCTGGGCGCGATGTTGCTGTTTGCTGTGCTGACCAATAATTCCGTTTCTCGATTCACTAGCGGAAAGGCGTGA
- a CDS encoding substrate-binding domain-containing protein, with protein MGRVRLVVIVAALLVASIILSACSATGGRPRDTGESGGGGGVDTPRYTVAMVSHGAPGDTFWDLVRAGAEDAAKKNNLELRYSSSPQAPDQANLVRNAIDSKVDGLALTMPTPEALGPAAKRAADAGIPTVALNSGMDNYGRYGISAFFGQDEKVAGEQAGQRLANDGAKKVLCVIHEQGNPSQESRCGGIKKGLAGKGDVENLYVNGMDLTNVQSTVQAKLAQDKSIDWIMGLVAPVALTSVKSAKTAGSNVKIATFDTNAELVAAIKKGDIQWAVDQQPYLQGYMAIDALWLAQRNGSTVGGGKAVLSGPSFVDNSNVETIEDAAKKGLR; from the coding sequence ATTGGCCGTGTGCGCCTAGTGGTGATCGTGGCCGCGCTGCTTGTGGCGTCGATAATCCTCAGTGCTTGCTCGGCAACCGGAGGGCGGCCGCGTGATACCGGCGAGTCCGGCGGTGGCGGGGGCGTGGATACCCCGCGTTACACCGTAGCGATGGTGAGTCATGGCGCGCCCGGGGATACTTTCTGGGACCTCGTGCGGGCAGGAGCGGAAGACGCGGCGAAGAAGAACAACTTGGAGCTGCGCTACAGCTCCTCGCCGCAAGCTCCGGATCAAGCCAACCTAGTGCGCAACGCGATTGATTCCAAGGTCGACGGTTTGGCTTTAACGATGCCAACCCCCGAAGCCTTGGGACCTGCTGCGAAGCGCGCAGCGGATGCTGGGATTCCCACGGTGGCGCTGAACTCCGGAATGGATAACTATGGGCGCTATGGTATCTCGGCGTTCTTTGGGCAAGACGAAAAGGTGGCCGGGGAGCAAGCCGGACAGAGGCTAGCTAACGACGGGGCCAAGAAGGTGCTGTGCGTGATTCACGAGCAAGGTAACCCCAGCCAGGAATCACGGTGTGGTGGAATTAAGAAGGGGCTCGCGGGCAAGGGCGATGTTGAAAACCTTTACGTCAACGGGATGGATCTCACGAACGTGCAGTCCACCGTGCAGGCAAAGTTGGCGCAAGATAAGAGCATCGATTGGATCATGGGCCTAGTTGCGCCCGTGGCCCTGACCAGCGTGAAATCCGCCAAGACCGCAGGTAGCAACGTCAAGATCGCCACTTTTGATACCAATGCCGAGTTGGTTGCCGCCATCAAGAAGGGTGATATTCAGTGGGCTGTGGATCAACAGCCCTACCTGCAGGGTTACATGGCGATCGACGCGCTGTGGTTAGCCCAGCGCAACGGCTCCACCGTCGGCGGTGGCAAGGCGGTACTCTCCGGTCCAAGTTTTGTGGATAACTCCAATGTGGAAACCATCGAGGATGCAGCCAAGAAAGGACTTCGTTAA
- a CDS encoding adenosine deaminase: protein MSHVESELLSTIASLPKVELHDHLDGGLRPATIIELAEESGYDKLPTTNPEELEKWFYDAANSGDLPTYLTTFDHTTAVMQTREALIRVTREAVEDLAADNVCYAELRYAPEQHLNAGLSLQDVVEATVQGVQEGERLVAERDNKTIHVRLILCAMRHADRATEIARLTVDNYGKHTPGQGYVVGFDIAGAELGFPPSKHAEAFALLRENLVPFTIHAGEADGVDSLRSALAQGARRIGHGVRVYEDFNATMAGIELGPVATAMLDQRITLEICPTSNTQTGVCESIADHPFNLLYDMGFHCTVNTDNRLVSGTTMTQEFARLIEEFDLELWQMLELTTNALDVAYCPQGLREDLARHVIYPAYAGVGGVLGADGSLDTDAHEHDHLSSGLRGLHSHEVAEDPRLELSMENLKAELEELGLSLDDDAEDQDGAN, encoded by the coding sequence ATGAGCCACGTTGAAAGCGAACTTCTGTCCACCATCGCCAGCTTGCCTAAGGTTGAACTTCACGATCACCTTGACGGCGGGTTGCGCCCAGCAACGATCATTGAGCTGGCTGAAGAAAGCGGTTACGACAAGCTGCCCACCACTAACCCGGAAGAATTGGAAAAGTGGTTTTACGATGCAGCCAATTCGGGTGATCTGCCCACTTACCTCACCACTTTCGACCACACTACTGCGGTTATGCAGACGCGCGAGGCGTTGATTCGTGTCACCCGCGAGGCGGTCGAAGACCTCGCCGCGGACAACGTGTGTTACGCCGAACTGCGGTATGCCCCAGAGCAGCACCTGAACGCGGGATTGAGCCTGCAAGACGTTGTGGAGGCCACCGTTCAGGGCGTGCAGGAAGGTGAGCGACTGGTAGCTGAGCGCGACAACAAAACCATCCATGTGCGCCTCATCCTTTGCGCCATGCGACATGCAGATCGTGCCACGGAAATCGCCCGGTTGACCGTTGATAACTACGGCAAGCACACCCCAGGCCAAGGCTACGTGGTGGGCTTTGACATTGCGGGTGCAGAACTGGGCTTCCCGCCATCCAAGCATGCCGAGGCATTTGCTCTATTGCGTGAAAACCTGGTGCCGTTCACCATTCACGCCGGAGAAGCCGATGGTGTGGATTCCCTCCGCTCGGCTCTGGCGCAGGGGGCTCGACGAATCGGTCACGGCGTGCGCGTTTACGAGGACTTCAATGCCACTATGGCAGGTATCGAATTGGGGCCCGTGGCAACGGCAATGCTGGATCAGCGCATCACCTTGGAGATTTGCCCCACTTCGAACACCCAAACCGGTGTGTGCGAATCGATCGCCGATCACCCCTTCAACCTGTTGTACGACATGGGCTTCCACTGCACGGTGAATACGGATAACCGCTTGGTTTCCGGTACCACCATGACCCAGGAGTTTGCGCGCCTCATCGAGGAATTCGATCTGGAGTTGTGGCAGATGTTGGAGCTGACCACCAACGCACTGGACGTTGCCTACTGCCCGCAGGGCCTGCGTGAGGACTTAGCCCGGCATGTCATCTACCCAGCGTACGCCGGAGTTGGAGGCGTACTGGGTGCTGACGGTTCTTTGGATACCGACGCCCACGAGCACGACCACTTGTCTTCTGGGCTACGGGGCTTGCACAGCCACGAGGTGGCGGAGGATCCCCGGCTGGAGTTGTCGATGGAAAACCTCAAGGCGGAGTTAGAAGAGCTGGGCCTTAGCTTGGATGATGACGCTGAGGACCAAGACGGCGCGAACTAG
- the yhjD gene encoding inner membrane protein YhjD, whose product MATKTTDPNKDKLDDYGVERAREDNPGAIDKYREKWPWFDHIMRMQERYSERGGNQFAAGITYFSVLSLFPLLMLTFSITAMVLAGNQELLNKVIDKVAQSGGDKMSETLTTIIHQAVEQRASVFSIGLLLALWTGLGWMAHLRMGASEMWKVSGTPKNFIMGKVKDFIGLIVLLIALIIAFAVTAIGNSGLTMRLLEMLHLSDIPGIRILTFLVALVVALIANYIVFVWLIAYLPRTNTDRPSVFRAAIIGAVAFEVFKQFATVFFSNALSNPAGAAFGPIIGVMVLMYFVWRIVLYCSAWAATTDRALSQVTPEAPPAAIINVRYDAH is encoded by the coding sequence GTGGCTACAAAAACAACCGACCCCAATAAGGACAAGCTCGACGACTACGGCGTTGAGCGTGCGCGGGAAGATAATCCGGGCGCGATCGATAAGTACCGTGAGAAGTGGCCCTGGTTCGATCACATCATGCGCATGCAGGAGCGCTATTCCGAAAGAGGTGGCAACCAGTTTGCCGCCGGCATTACTTACTTTTCGGTTCTCTCCCTGTTCCCCCTTCTGATGCTGACATTTTCTATCACCGCGATGGTGTTGGCGGGAAACCAAGAACTGCTGAATAAGGTTATCGATAAAGTTGCCCAATCCGGTGGCGACAAGATGAGTGAAACCCTGACGACAATCATCCACCAGGCGGTTGAACAGCGAGCCTCGGTATTCTCCATCGGTTTGCTCCTCGCCCTGTGGACTGGGTTGGGTTGGATGGCGCATCTGCGCATGGGGGCCTCCGAAATGTGGAAGGTTTCTGGTACCCCGAAAAACTTCATCATGGGTAAGGTCAAGGACTTCATTGGGCTCATCGTCCTACTCATTGCACTAATAATTGCCTTCGCGGTAACCGCCATTGGTAACTCCGGGTTGACCATGCGCCTTCTGGAGATGCTGCACTTGTCAGATATCCCGGGCATCCGCATTCTCACCTTCCTAGTTGCACTAGTGGTCGCCCTGATTGCCAACTACATCGTGTTTGTGTGGCTCATCGCGTACCTGCCACGAACAAATACTGATCGTCCTTCTGTTTTCCGCGCTGCGATCATCGGCGCCGTGGCCTTCGAGGTCTTCAAACAGTTTGCGACGGTGTTTTTCTCCAACGCGCTGAGCAACCCCGCTGGAGCGGCTTTCGGTCCAATCATCGGTGTGATGGTCTTAATGTACTTCGTGTGGCGCATTGTGTTGTATTGCTCTGCATGGGCTGCAACCACCGACCGTGCGCTCTCCCAGGTCACGCCTGAGGCACCACCGGCGGCGATCATCAATGTGCGTTACGACGCCCACTAA